One stretch of Bacteroidota bacterium DNA includes these proteins:
- the pruA gene encoding L-glutamate gamma-semialdehyde dehydrogenase → MPAKFKNEAFTDFTKPANKKGMEKALLKVRAELGKEHPIVISGEKITTTEKLYSYNPSKPSEVIGIFQKANVDIANKAVSEAAKTFESWKNVPAKKRADYLFKAASLMRKRKFEFSAMLTYEVGKSWPEADADTAEAIDFLEFYGREMLRLAAPQPLTKVAGEKNELRYIPLGVGVCVPPWNFALAILVGMTSAAVVAGNTVVLKPSSDSPAIGYMFFQLMEEVGLPKGVINFITGPGGAVGDTMVAHPKTRFISFTGSKEVGIHINELAAKVVPGQIWLKRVIAEMGGKDSILIDNETDLDSAAQATVASAFGFQGQKCSAASRAIVVASVYDKFVEKVAERTKKLIVGMPETGTTYMGPVVNKGSMEKILQYIETGVKEGGRIVAGGKRVGTDGYFVEPTVIADVDAKATISQEEIFGPVLAIIKARDYDHALEIANNTEFGLTGGVWTKNKKKQEKAKNEFHAGNFYINRKITGALVGVHPFGGFNLSGTDSKAGGRDYLLLFTQAKLISHKIK, encoded by the coding sequence ATGCCTGCCAAGTTTAAGAATGAAGCATTCACCGATTTTACCAAACCAGCTAACAAAAAAGGGATGGAGAAAGCTCTTCTAAAAGTTCGTGCTGAGCTTGGAAAAGAACATCCAATTGTGATCAGCGGGGAGAAGATCACTACCACCGAAAAACTATATTCCTATAACCCTTCAAAGCCAAGCGAAGTCATTGGTATTTTCCAAAAAGCGAATGTTGATATTGCCAATAAAGCAGTCAGTGAAGCGGCAAAAACATTTGAATCATGGAAGAATGTTCCGGCAAAAAAACGGGCGGACTATCTGTTCAAAGCGGCATCATTAATGCGAAAACGGAAGTTCGAATTTAGTGCAATGTTAACATATGAAGTGGGAAAATCATGGCCAGAAGCCGATGCGGATACTGCTGAAGCTATCGACTTTTTAGAGTTTTATGGACGAGAGATGCTTCGTCTTGCCGCACCACAACCGTTAACAAAAGTTGCTGGTGAAAAAAATGAGTTACGCTATATTCCTCTTGGTGTTGGTGTCTGCGTGCCGCCGTGGAATTTCGCTCTCGCTATTCTCGTCGGTATGACCTCGGCAGCGGTAGTCGCAGGAAATACCGTTGTATTAAAGCCATCCTCTGATTCGCCGGCTATTGGGTACATGTTCTTTCAATTGATGGAAGAAGTCGGTTTACCAAAAGGTGTCATCAATTTCATTACCGGTCCCGGCGGTGCGGTCGGTGATACGATGGTTGCTCATCCAAAAACCAGATTTATTTCGTTTACAGGTTCCAAAGAAGTTGGAATTCATATTAATGAACTTGCAGCAAAGGTAGTTCCGGGACAGATCTGGTTGAAACGCGTTATTGCTGAAATGGGAGGAAAAGATTCCATCCTGATTGACAATGAAACAGATCTTGATTCAGCAGCGCAGGCAACGGTTGCATCCGCGTTTGGTTTTCAGGGACAAAAATGTTCTGCGGCTTCGCGCGCAATTGTTGTTGCATCCGTCTATGACAAATTCGTTGAAAAAGTCGCTGAGCGTACAAAAAAATTGATTGTTGGAATGCCGGAAACCGGAACAACGTATATGGGACCGGTAGTGAATAAAGGTTCAATGGAAAAGATTCTTCAGTATATTGAAACCGGAGTGAAAGAGGGTGGAAGAATTGTTGCAGGAGGAAAACGGGTTGGCACTGATGGATATTTTGTTGAACCGACAGTAATTGCCGATGTTGATGCCAAAGCGACCATCTCCCAGGAAGAAATTTTTGGCCCGGTGCTCGCTATCATCAAAGCGAGAGATTACGATCATGCGCTTGAGATTGCGAACAACACGGAATTCGGATTGACCGGCGGTGTCTGGACGAAGAACAAGAAGAAACAAGAAAAAGCGAAAAACGAATTTCACGCTGGAAATTTTTATATTAATAGAAAAATTACCGGTGCGCTCGTCGGAGTCCATCCGTTTGGCGGATTTAATTTAAGCGGAACGGACTCGAAAGCGGGTGGCAGAGATTATCTGTTATTATTCACGCAGGCTAAATTAATTTCGCATAAAAT